One genomic window of Gemmatimonadota bacterium includes the following:
- the xseA gene encoding exodeoxyribonuclease VII large subunit has protein sequence MSTPDEAWSVSRLARAIKRQVEEGMEPVWVRGELVGVKRYPSGHWYFGLRDEAAKVDCTLWKGVASRLTGPLEEGQEVFALGTPNVWEERTSLRFNVTRVVPAAGIGAAAQQVERTKQALLKDGLLDPARKRPLPRFPLRIAVITSIAGAAVHDIITVATRRWPGVELFVVNSAVQGEAAPGELVAALATVARLEAIDCCIIGRGGGAREDLAAFNDEGVCRAIAACPVPVISAVGHEVDVTLADLVADIRAATPSQAAEFALPDRREVQARLNGLGAALAAQGMGHVTAAQQRLDRTRDRMGSALLDQLRSAERRLLQVQGRLPLALERHARVPRERLAALQARLTPAMERRVARDRARVGRLAGQLDALSPLAVLGRGYAMARDADGRVLRRQADLPPGTRFTLTVADGPVAARVEDA, from the coding sequence CCCGACGAGGCCTGGTCGGTCTCGCGACTCGCCCGCGCCATCAAGCGCCAGGTCGAGGAGGGGATGGAGCCGGTCTGGGTGCGCGGTGAGCTGGTCGGCGTGAAACGCTATCCGAGCGGCCACTGGTACTTCGGCCTGCGCGACGAAGCCGCGAAGGTCGATTGCACGCTGTGGAAGGGCGTGGCGTCCCGGCTGACCGGCCCGCTCGAGGAAGGGCAGGAGGTCTTCGCGCTCGGCACGCCGAATGTCTGGGAAGAGCGCACCTCCCTCCGCTTCAACGTGACGCGCGTCGTCCCCGCCGCCGGCATCGGCGCGGCGGCACAGCAGGTCGAGCGCACCAAGCAGGCGCTGCTCAAGGACGGCCTCCTCGACCCGGCACGCAAGCGGCCACTGCCGCGCTTCCCGCTCAGGATCGCCGTCATCACCTCGATCGCGGGCGCGGCCGTCCACGACATCATCACTGTGGCGACGCGGCGCTGGCCCGGGGTCGAACTCTTCGTCGTGAACAGCGCGGTGCAGGGCGAGGCCGCACCCGGGGAGCTTGTCGCCGCGCTGGCGACGGTGGCCCGACTGGAGGCGATCGACTGTTGCATCATCGGTCGAGGCGGCGGGGCGCGCGAGGATCTCGCGGCCTTCAATGACGAGGGCGTCTGCCGTGCGATCGCCGCGTGCCCGGTGCCGGTGATCTCCGCGGTGGGGCACGAGGTCGATGTCACGCTCGCCGACCTGGTCGCCGATATTCGCGCGGCCACGCCATCGCAGGCGGCGGAGTTCGCGCTGCCGGATCGTCGCGAGGTGCAGGCCCGGCTCAATGGGCTCGGCGCGGCGCTCGCCGCCCAGGGGATGGGCCATGTCACCGCCGCGCAGCAACGACTCGATCGCACCCGGGACCGGATGGGAAGTGCGCTGCTCGATCAGCTGCGGAGTGCCGAGCGTCGGCTGTTGCAGGTGCAGGGCCGTCTGCCCCTGGCACTCGAACGGCACGCCCGGGTGCCACGCGAGCGACTCGCCGCGCTGCAGGCTCGGCTGACACCCGCGATGGAGCGCCGCGTGGCCCGTGATCGGGCACGCGTCGGCCGTCTGGCCGGACAGCTCGATGCCCTGTCGCCGCTGGCGGTCCTCGGGCGCGGCTATGCCATGGCGCGCGACGCGGACGGGCGTGTCCTGCGGCGACAGGCCGACCTGCCGCCCGGTACCCGATTCACCCTGACTGTTGCCGACGGCCCCGTGGCCGCCCGCGTGGAGGATGCATGA
- the xseB gene encoding exodeoxyribonuclease VII small subunit has protein sequence MSDTPTLGQDLARLEEIVRRLEDDDLALEAALQLFEEGVTRLKTAQSRLAVAEARVMQVLQDSEQSGGLRLEPLDG, from the coding sequence ATGAGCGATACCCCGACCCTGGGTCAGGACCTTGCCCGACTCGAGGAAATTGTCCGCCGGCTGGAAGACGACGATCTCGCCCTCGAGGCCGCGCTGCAGCTCTTCGAGGAGGGCGTGACGCGGCTCAAGACCGCCCAGTCGCGACTCGCCGTGGCCGAAGCGCGTGTGATGCAGGTGCTCCAGGATTCGGAACAGTCCGGCGGCCTGCGGCTTGAACCGCTTGATGGCTGA
- a CDS encoding 1-deoxy-D-xylulose-5-phosphate synthase gives MSLLAQIQGPADLKKLSRDQLPQLAQEIRDRLIECCSITGGHIGASLGVVELTIALLYEFDSPTDKVVWDVGHQTYSWKLLTGRNDAFPTLRTKGGVSGFLKRDESPHDQFGAGHAGTAMSAALGMATARDLNGLDYKVVAVVGDGAMTCGLSYEGLNNAGHSDRDIVLIVNDNGMSISPNVGGISKMLGGIVADPRTNRLRDQIKKVTLKLGGVFGDGVVEFAKNIEESAKNLFSEGMLFEELGFRYFGPIDGHDLDKLTETLAFVRKLEGPRVVHVLTEKGKGFSFAEANREKWHGLAAYDPITGEARKKASGPPTWTQIFGDTLVALGNEHPELAVITAAMPSGTGTNIFEKAHPTRFFDVGIAEGHAVTFAGGLATQGIRPVVAIYSTFLQRAYDNIIHDIAVQHLPVIFAMDRAGLVGEDGQTHMGLYDIPYMLAVPGLTVMAPKDADEMVGLMRTALTLDGPACLRYPRDKAPTDPNPVASVPAVPYGTWELLTPGRDVAILGVGTMALPGQEAAELLRAQGIEAAAVNARFIKPVDEAMIEELARDCRLFVTVEEGSVVNGFGAMLAERMQRTHPEVRVIAIGIADELILQAPRTEQLEAYDLTATGIARRTTEALRTALVR, from the coding sequence GTGTCACTTCTCGCCCAGATTCAGGGCCCTGCCGATCTCAAGAAGCTCTCGCGTGACCAGCTGCCCCAGCTGGCCCAGGAGATTCGTGATCGTCTGATCGAGTGCTGTTCGATCACCGGCGGCCACATCGGTGCCTCCCTCGGTGTCGTCGAGCTGACGATTGCGCTCCTCTACGAGTTCGACTCGCCGACCGACAAGGTCGTCTGGGACGTCGGGCATCAGACCTACTCGTGGAAGCTGCTCACCGGCCGCAACGATGCGTTCCCGACCTTGCGGACGAAGGGCGGCGTCTCGGGCTTCCTGAAGCGCGACGAGAGCCCGCATGACCAGTTCGGCGCGGGGCACGCCGGGACCGCCATGTCGGCGGCGCTCGGCATGGCCACGGCGCGCGACCTCAACGGCCTCGACTACAAGGTCGTCGCGGTCGTCGGCGACGGGGCCATGACCTGTGGGCTGTCCTACGAGGGGTTGAACAACGCCGGCCACTCCGATCGCGACATCGTCCTGATCGTCAACGACAACGGGATGAGCATCTCGCCCAATGTCGGCGGCATCTCGAAGATGCTGGGCGGGATCGTCGCCGATCCGCGCACCAATCGTCTCCGCGACCAGATCAAGAAGGTCACCCTCAAGCTCGGCGGCGTGTTCGGCGATGGCGTCGTCGAGTTCGCCAAGAACATCGAGGAGTCGGCCAAGAATCTCTTCTCCGAGGGGATGCTCTTCGAAGAACTCGGCTTCCGCTATTTCGGTCCGATCGACGGCCATGACCTCGACAAGCTCACGGAGACGCTGGCGTTCGTGCGCAAGCTCGAGGGGCCGCGCGTCGTGCATGTGCTGACGGAGAAGGGAAAGGGCTTCTCGTTTGCCGAAGCCAATCGCGAGAAGTGGCATGGTCTGGCGGCGTATGACCCGATCACGGGTGAGGCGCGCAAGAAGGCCTCGGGGCCGCCGACCTGGACGCAGATCTTTGGCGACACGCTCGTCGCGCTCGGCAACGAACATCCGGAGCTCGCGGTGATCACCGCCGCAATGCCGAGCGGCACCGGCACGAACATCTTCGAGAAGGCGCATCCGACCCGCTTCTTCGATGTCGGCATCGCCGAAGGGCACGCGGTGACCTTCGCCGGTGGCCTGGCGACGCAGGGCATCCGTCCGGTCGTCGCCATCTACTCGACGTTCCTCCAGCGCGCCTACGACAACATCATCCACGACATCGCGGTGCAGCATCTCCCGGTGATCTTCGCGATGGACCGCGCGGGGCTGGTGGGTGAGGACGGCCAGACCCACATGGGGTTGTATGACATCCCCTACATGCTGGCGGTGCCGGGACTGACCGTGATGGCGCCGAAGGATGCCGACGAGATGGTCGGCCTGATGCGCACGGCGCTCACGCTGGATGGCCCGGCCTGCCTGCGCTATCCGCGCGACAAGGCGCCGACCGATCCGAATCCGGTGGCGTCGGTGCCCGCCGTGCCCTACGGCACGTGGGAATTGCTCACCCCGGGGCGCGACGTCGCGATTCTCGGCGTTGGCACGATGGCGTTGCCAGGGCAGGAAGCGGCCGAACTCCTTCGCGCCCAGGGCATCGAGGCGGCCGCCGTCAACGCCCGCTTCATCAAGCCGGTGGACGAGGCGATGATCGAGGAGCTGGCGCGCGATTGTCGGCTCTTCGTGACCGTCGAGGAGGGGAGTGTCGTGAACGGCTTTGGCGCGATGCTGGCCGAGCGGATGCAGCGCACCCACCCCGAAGTGCGAGTGATCGCCATCGGCATCGCGGACGAGCTGATCCTGCAGGCGCCGCGCACCGAGCAGCTCGAGGCGTACGATCTCACCGCGACGGGGATTGCCCGGCGCACCACCGAGGCACTGCGCACCGCCCTGGTGCGCTGA
- the recN gene encoding DNA repair protein RecN — MLASLRVRDLATIADVTLELGEGLNVLTGETGAGKSMLVDALALLLGDRADRAAVRPGATKAVVEGAISGVPRAALRQLEASGLDAEETLVIRREVTAEGRSRAWINGSPTTAGVLATLGATLVDLHGQHQTLQLLEAAEQRALVDAFADAGPAAEAVAQAWRDAAMLRTERELLVGRRDEAMRRADWLRHVVEEVDGAKLLAGEEEALDRDIARLAQAGTLGEEARRLADALDGDDASARTAIGRAERALNGLERHDPSVGEWRALLDGAYAQLDELARSAAAYADAIAEEPARLGELERRRDLLFALKRKHGATLADVLATRDNARAELDLLDSAAFDLRALEARAAAADAALRALAADLTGKRTAAAERLAREVTRLLPELGLVGGRFRVTLQSMPEVREHGAEEVTFEVQLNAGMEPRPLARVASGGELSRLMLALKVVLARADAVPTLVFDEIDQGIGGEVGGRVGAALAQVALRHQVLVITHLPQIAARGDRHLRIAKATRDGMATSDVTRLHGEDRVLELARMLGGDGEAERGLARALLGEGVSAR, encoded by the coding sequence ATGCTTGCCTCCCTGCGGGTGCGGGACCTCGCCACCATCGCCGACGTGACCCTCGAACTCGGCGAGGGCCTCAATGTCCTCACCGGCGAGACCGGCGCTGGCAAGTCGATGCTGGTCGATGCGCTCGCCCTGCTGCTCGGCGATCGCGCTGACCGGGCGGCGGTGCGTCCGGGTGCGACGAAGGCAGTGGTCGAGGGTGCCATCAGCGGCGTGCCGCGGGCGGCGCTGCGGCAGTTGGAGGCCTCCGGACTCGATGCGGAGGAGACGCTGGTGATCCGGCGCGAGGTGACCGCCGAAGGGCGATCGCGCGCGTGGATCAACGGCTCGCCCACGACGGCAGGGGTGCTCGCCACCCTCGGCGCCACGCTGGTCGACCTGCACGGCCAGCACCAGACGCTGCAGCTCCTCGAGGCGGCCGAACAGCGAGCGCTCGTCGACGCCTTTGCCGATGCCGGCCCCGCAGCCGAGGCGGTGGCGCAGGCGTGGCGCGATGCCGCGATGCTGCGCACCGAACGGGAACTGCTCGTGGGGCGTCGCGATGAGGCGATGCGCCGCGCCGATTGGCTGCGCCACGTCGTGGAGGAAGTCGACGGTGCGAAGCTCCTGGCCGGCGAAGAGGAAGCGCTCGACCGGGACATTGCGCGGCTGGCGCAGGCCGGGACGCTCGGCGAGGAGGCCCGCCGATTGGCCGATGCCCTCGATGGCGACGACGCCTCGGCCCGCACCGCCATCGGCCGCGCGGAGCGGGCGCTGAATGGATTGGAACGGCACGACCCATCCGTGGGCGAGTGGCGGGCACTCCTCGATGGTGCCTATGCCCAGCTCGACGAGTTGGCGCGGTCCGCGGCGGCGTACGCCGATGCCATCGCCGAGGAACCGGCGCGACTCGGTGAACTCGAGCGGCGTCGCGATCTCCTCTTCGCGCTCAAGCGGAAGCATGGCGCCACCCTCGCCGACGTCCTGGCCACCCGCGACAACGCGCGTGCCGAGCTCGACCTGCTGGACAGCGCCGCGTTTGATCTTCGCGCGCTGGAGGCACGCGCCGCCGCGGCGGATGCGGCGCTCCGTGCGCTGGCGGCCGATCTCACCGGAAAGCGAACTGCCGCCGCAGAACGGTTGGCACGCGAGGTGACGCGATTGCTCCCCGAGCTGGGCCTTGTTGGTGGCCGCTTCCGCGTCACGCTCCAGTCGATGCCTGAGGTGCGTGAACACGGCGCCGAGGAGGTGACCTTCGAGGTGCAGTTGAATGCGGGGATGGAACCGAGGCCGCTGGCACGAGTCGCCTCCGGCGGAGAGCTCTCGCGCCTGATGCTCGCGCTGAAGGTCGTGCTGGCGCGAGCCGATGCCGTCCCGACGCTGGTCTTCGACGAGATCGATCAGGGGATCGGCGGGGAAGTGGGCGGACGCGTAGGCGCGGCGCTCGCCCAGGTTGCCCTCCGGCATCAGGTGCTCGTGATCACCCACCTGCCACAGATCGCCGCCCGCGGCGACCGACACCTGCGCATCGCGAAGGCCACACGGGATGGCATGGCGACGTCGGACGTGACGCGACTCCACGGCGAGGACCGCGTGCTGGAGCTGGCGCGGATGTTGGGGGGAGATGGCGAGGCGGAACGCGGCCTCGCGCGCGCGCTGCTGGGAGAGGGCGTCAGCGCCCGGTGA
- a CDS encoding NAD(+)/NADH kinase: MPGAPPRHCAPPWCAETLLRIGLVGNPRYADLRVALADTARIAAARGWSLTGSAELAEMAPVPLAPFDPAEIDLLVTFGGDGTLLRGARQLHGREVPILGVNFGRVGFLTSVARDGVVEALTAIAAGEHRLSPRAALHATIVDAAGTIVTEQTALNDVVLHKGGVARVVRFQVLIDGEPMGPVSADGLVIASPTGSTAYSLSAGGPVIVPTLDAMIVTPICAHSLGVRPIVTRGDTLVRIEPLEPRAADLLVSFDGQETASLGTEQALEVRPAPTRVILVRFGDPGFFRRLRDKLHWGDLSDREQ, encoded by the coding sequence TTGCCCGGCGCACCACCGAGGCACTGCGCACCGCCCTGGTGCGCTGAGACGCTCCTGCGCATCGGCCTCGTCGGAAACCCGCGCTACGCCGACCTGCGGGTCGCGCTCGCCGACACGGCGCGGATCGCCGCGGCGCGCGGGTGGTCGCTCACCGGCTCAGCGGAGCTGGCCGAAATGGCGCCGGTCCCGCTGGCGCCGTTCGACCCCGCCGAGATCGACCTGCTGGTCACCTTCGGCGGTGACGGCACCTTGCTCCGCGGCGCCCGGCAATTGCACGGCCGCGAAGTCCCCATCCTCGGCGTCAACTTCGGGCGCGTCGGCTTCCTGACCTCCGTCGCGCGTGACGGCGTGGTCGAGGCGCTCACGGCGATCGCTGCCGGAGAGCACCGGCTGTCGCCACGCGCCGCCCTCCACGCCACGATCGTGGACGCCGCCGGCACCATCGTCACCGAACAGACCGCCCTCAATGACGTCGTGCTCCACAAGGGCGGTGTGGCCCGTGTGGTGCGCTTCCAGGTGTTGATCGATGGCGAGCCGATGGGCCCCGTCTCGGCGGACGGGCTGGTCATCGCCTCACCGACCGGATCGACGGCGTACTCGTTGTCGGCTGGGGGCCCCGTCATCGTGCCAACGCTCGATGCGATGATCGTCACGCCGATCTGCGCCCATTCCCTCGGCGTGCGGCCAATCGTCACACGGGGCGACACGCTGGTCCGCATCGAGCCGCTGGAGCCCCGTGCCGCCGACCTGCTCGTTTCCTTCGATGGCCAGGAAACGGCGTCGCTCGGGACCGAGCAGGCCCTCGAGGTCCGCCCGGCGCCGACCCGCGTCATTCTCGTCCGCTTCGGCGATCCTGGGTTCTTTCGCCGGCTCCGCGACAAGCTGCACTGGGGCGACCTCTCCGACCGCGAGCAGTGA
- a CDS encoding polyprenyl synthetase family protein, translated as MAEQADHTARRVLDEARRLVDARLEAWAERMAGEVPGQLGEALAYALRSPGKRVRPALLLSAARAVGGDAMAVLEVATAVEIVHTYSLVHDDLPCMDDDAMRRGRPTTHCAFDVATATRVGFLLVPVAAEALAEAAESLALGAEARRALAEELFEAGGIRGMVGGQWLDLEAENRQLDLPGLMAVHRGKTGALIRSALVLGGIAAGATTAQLDALRRFGEEIGLAFQVADDVLDATATTEALGKTAGRDAELAKSTYVGLLGVEGARAEAARHQALAITALTDAGLPTETLGALARYIVSRAS; from the coding sequence ATGGCTGAGCAGGCCGACCACACGGCGCGGCGGGTGCTCGACGAGGCACGACGCCTCGTCGATGCGCGCCTGGAGGCCTGGGCCGAGCGGATGGCCGGCGAAGTGCCGGGCCAGCTCGGCGAGGCGCTCGCGTACGCCCTCCGCAGCCCCGGGAAACGCGTCCGACCGGCGCTGCTCCTGAGCGCCGCGCGTGCCGTCGGTGGCGACGCGATGGCGGTGCTCGAGGTGGCCACCGCCGTCGAAATCGTCCACACCTACTCGCTGGTGCACGACGACCTCCCGTGCATGGACGACGACGCCATGCGTCGGGGCCGGCCGACCACCCACTGTGCCTTCGATGTGGCCACAGCCACCCGCGTGGGGTTCCTGCTCGTGCCGGTCGCCGCGGAGGCATTGGCGGAGGCGGCCGAGTCCCTCGCGCTGGGTGCCGAGGCGCGCCGGGCGCTCGCCGAGGAGTTGTTCGAGGCGGGCGGAATTCGAGGAATGGTCGGCGGACAGTGGCTCGATCTCGAGGCGGAGAACCGCCAGTTGGACCTCCCGGGGCTGATGGCGGTACACCGAGGGAAGACTGGGGCACTGATCCGGTCGGCCCTGGTCCTCGGCGGGATCGCCGCGGGGGCCACGACCGCCCAGCTGGACGCCTTGCGCCGCTTTGGTGAGGAGATCGGGCTCGCCTTTCAGGTGGCCGATGACGTCCTCGATGCCACTGCGACAACCGAGGCGCTGGGCAAGACCGCCGGGCGCGATGCCGAACTCGCCAAGTCGACATACGTGGGGCTGCTGGGGGTCGAGGGAGCGCGGGCGGAGGCGGCCCGGCACCAGGCCCTCGCGATCACGGCCCTCACCGACGCCGGGCTCCCGACCGAGACCCTCGGCGCGCTCGCGCGGTATATTGTCTCAAGAGCATCCTGA
- a CDS encoding prepilin-type N-terminal cleavage/methylation domain-containing protein: MIRQRSGFSIIELMVVMTIIGVLTTIAIPRLQYTRERALRASMISDLKNLVALQEGYFSAANDYAAGITSGPEKVVAGGSGRISFIPSQGNTISMTRRAPTNKNGAGWSATIKNPRVTNKAADVCGIYIGHKSYAPNAKVPGPGMPACY; this comes from the coding sequence ATGATCCGACAGCGCTCGGGCTTCTCGATCATCGAACTCATGGTGGTGATGACCATCATCGGGGTGCTCACCACGATCGCGATTCCGCGCCTGCAGTACACTCGGGAGCGCGCCTTGCGCGCCTCGATGATCAGCGACCTGAAGAACCTGGTCGCACTGCAGGAGGGCTACTTCTCCGCCGCAAACGACTACGCCGCCGGGATCACCAGCGGACCCGAAAAGGTGGTCGCCGGGGGCTCGGGGCGGATCTCCTTCATTCCGAGCCAGGGCAACACCATCTCCATGACGCGCCGAGCTCCGACGAACAAGAACGGCGCAGGGTGGTCCGCGACGATCAAGAACCCACGGGTGACCAACAAGGCCGCCGACGTCTGCGGGATCTACATCGGTCACAAGTCGTACGCCCCGAATGCCAAGGTCCCCGGGCCCGGCATGCCGGCCTGCTACTGA
- a CDS encoding prepilin-type N-terminal cleavage/methylation domain-containing protein translates to MARSRRGFTLIELLVVVLIVGILATIALPRLQYVREKAFRASMLSDLHNLVSAQEGHLSVVGDYAGGIAASQVLVPGNGGRVALTPSPGNQITVSLAPGPTPMTSGGWSAVATNPGISSGVQSHCGIFMGPVSASPNAAVTQSGVPACY, encoded by the coding sequence ATGGCCCGGTCGAGGCGTGGCTTTACGTTGATTGAATTGCTGGTCGTGGTGCTCATCGTCGGCATTCTCGCGACGATCGCCCTGCCCAGGCTTCAGTACGTTCGCGAAAAGGCCTTTCGGGCCTCGATGCTCTCCGACCTGCACAACCTGGTCTCAGCGCAGGAAGGCCACCTTTCGGTGGTCGGGGATTACGCGGGCGGAATCGCCGCGTCGCAGGTGCTGGTGCCGGGCAATGGCGGGCGAGTTGCCCTGACACCGAGCCCCGGGAATCAGATCACCGTCAGCCTCGCCCCTGGCCCCACGCCCATGACATCAGGCGGGTGGTCGGCTGTCGCGACCAATCCGGGGATCTCGTCGGGCGTGCAGAGCCACTGCGGCATCTTCATGGGGCCGGTGTCCGCCTCGCCCAACGCCGCGGTGACCCAGAGCGGCGTCCCCGCCTGCTACTAG
- the tadA gene encoding Flp pilus assembly complex ATPase component TadA: MTAPDVGIAPDAWIGPYLVAAGLVPEERLPVLASIKDVRLWRSVVDTGLATDAAICAALASHFRLPVAVMTGAEPRAVAVLPEAAARKYHVVALALDEKTVRIATCDPRDFAAEQDLGFLTGRDVKLEVASPSAISDKLDEFYRPENSINRLLQGLTPTSVEVQISDSPEERDPALDAPMTKLVDAMISDAVQAGASDIHSEIEASHVIVRYRVDGILREVMRLPEAAGASLVRRVKIIAGLDVTNSMTPQDGRSSLKVGGQFVDMRVATAPVARRGEKLVIRILNKSNLRASIPALALPPEEESVLMRMLSHREGMVLVTGPTGSGKTTTLYAVLNHLKTGKVNIVTVEDPVEYDVDGISQMQVNEAQGFTFATALRSVLRQDPDIVLVGEIRDGETATIAIQAGLTGHFVFSTLHTNDAVSALVRLRDMGIDSFKLGTVLRGVVAQRLVRRICPQCAVDLPLDEVPEQARPPAGYAGVYAPKRGAGCKGCGGTGYKGRIAVMEMLPIEGAVGGLIESGASQQAILDASRPYGMRTLWEGGLIRYWSGQTSYEEIHRVLGESQERSVHASAAATAPAAPTATTAPAGWAGAGTADADGKGATILLADDDAQMRRLVRTVLEREGFVVVEAADGLDTLAAVETKGIDLILLDHDMPRLTGLGVLEELRASVATAALPVIMLTARTDDTESQALELGAQDYLTKPVQPRSLVARVRAVLKRTRME; this comes from the coding sequence ATGACTGCACCCGACGTCGGCATTGCCCCGGATGCCTGGATCGGCCCGTACCTGGTGGCGGCCGGTCTCGTGCCGGAAGAGCGGCTCCCGGTGCTCGCCTCGATCAAGGACGTGCGTCTGTGGCGTTCGGTGGTCGACACCGGGCTGGCGACCGACGCCGCCATCTGTGCGGCGCTCGCCAGCCACTTCCGCCTTCCGGTCGCGGTGATGACCGGCGCGGAGCCCCGGGCCGTCGCGGTGCTCCCCGAGGCCGCCGCCCGCAAGTACCATGTGGTGGCGCTGGCGCTGGACGAGAAGACGGTCCGGATCGCGACCTGCGACCCGCGCGACTTTGCCGCGGAACAAGATCTCGGGTTCCTCACCGGCCGTGATGTGAAGCTCGAGGTGGCCTCGCCCTCGGCGATCAGCGACAAGCTCGACGAGTTCTACCGTCCCGAGAACTCGATCAACCGGTTGCTGCAAGGCCTCACGCCGACGTCGGTCGAGGTCCAGATCAGCGACAGCCCCGAGGAGCGCGATCCGGCCCTCGACGCCCCGATGACCAAGCTCGTCGATGCGATGATCTCCGACGCGGTGCAGGCGGGGGCGAGCGACATCCATTCGGAGATCGAGGCCAGCCACGTCATCGTGCGCTACCGGGTCGACGGCATCCTGCGCGAAGTGATGCGTCTGCCCGAAGCCGCCGGCGCGTCGCTGGTGCGGCGCGTGAAGATCATCGCCGGGCTCGACGTGACCAACTCGATGACTCCGCAGGACGGGCGCAGCTCGCTCAAGGTCGGCGGCCAGTTCGTGGACATGCGCGTGGCCACCGCCCCGGTCGCGCGACGCGGCGAGAAGCTGGTCATCCGAATCCTGAACAAGTCGAATCTGCGGGCGTCGATCCCTGCCCTCGCCCTGCCACCGGAAGAAGAGTCGGTGCTGATGCGGATGCTCTCGCACCGCGAGGGGATGGTCCTGGTGACCGGCCCGACGGGCTCCGGCAAGACGACCACGCTATACGCCGTGCTGAACCACCTGAAGACGGGCAAGGTGAACATCGTCACGGTCGAGGACCCGGTCGAATACGACGTCGACGGGATCTCGCAGATGCAGGTGAACGAGGCGCAGGGGTTCACCTTCGCCACCGCGCTGCGCTCGGTGCTGCGTCAGGACCCGGACATCGTGCTGGTCGGCGAAATCCGCGATGGCGAGACCGCCACGATCGCGATCCAGGCCGGCCTGACCGGCCACTTCGTCTTTTCGACGCTGCACACCAACGATGCCGTCTCCGCGCTGGTCCGCTTGCGCGACATGGGGATTGATTCGTTCAAGCTGGGCACCGTCCTCCGCGGCGTCGTGGCGCAGCGCCTGGTGCGCCGAATCTGCCCCCAGTGCGCGGTCGACCTCCCGTTGGACGAGGTGCCGGAGCAGGCGCGGCCGCCAGCGGGCTACGCCGGCGTGTATGCGCCGAAGCGCGGAGCCGGCTGCAAGGGCTGCGGCGGGACGGGGTACAAGGGACGGATCGCGGTGATGGAGATGTTGCCCATCGAGGGCGCAGTCGGGGGCCTGATCGAATCGGGTGCCTCGCAGCAGGCGATCCTCGATGCCTCGCGTCCCTACGGCATGCGGACGCTCTGGGAGGGCGGCCTGATCCGCTACTGGTCCGGCCAGACGAGCTACGAGGAAATTCATCGGGTCCTCGGCGAATCCCAGGAGCGCAGCGTCCACGCCAGCGCCGCGGCAACCGCACCGGCTGCCCCCACGGCCACGACGGCACCAGCAGGTTGGGCGGGCGCGGGCACGGCCGACGCCGACGGCAAGGGCGCGACGATCCTGCTCGCCGACGACGACGCCCAGATGCGTCGCCTGGTGCGCACCGTCCTCGAGCGCGAGGGCTTCGTGGTGGTCGAGGCCGCCGACGGACTCGACACACTCGCCGCCGTCGAAACCAAGGGGATCGACCTGATCCTGCTCGACCACGACATGCCGCGCCTGACCGGCCTTGGCGTGCTCGAGGAATTGCGCGCCTCCGTCGCGACAGCCGCCCTGCCGGTGATCATGCTGACCGCGCGCACCGATGATACCGAATCCCAGGCGCTTGAACTCGGCGCCCAAGACTACCTGACCAAGCCGGTGCAACCGCGATCACTGGTCGCGCGCGTGCGCGCCGTGCTCAAGCGCACCAGGATGGAGTGA
- a CDS encoding response regulator: MILIVEDSPDNMKLFRTLLTLKGHEIVGLMGGEELFATLAAKLPDLVLMDIQMPGKDGFALLAEIRASEYRELRVVALTAHAMAGDRERAMSAGFDGYITKPIDIRAFPEQVARALAGESPQNA, from the coding sequence ATGATCCTGATTGTCGAAGACAGTCCCGACAACATGAAGCTCTTCCGCACCTTGCTCACCCTGAAGGGCCACGAGATCGTCGGCCTGATGGGCGGCGAGGAATTGTTCGCGACCCTCGCCGCGAAGTTGCCCGACCTGGTGCTCATGGACATTCAGATGCCCGGCAAGGACGGCTTCGCGCTGCTCGCCGAGATTCGTGCGTCGGAGTACCGCGAGCTGCGCGTGGTCGCCCTGACGGCGCACGCGATGGCCGGCGATCGCGAGCGGGCGATGTCCGCGGGCTTCGATGGCTACATCACCAAGCCGATCGACATTCGCGCCTTCCCCGAGCAAGTGGCACGTGCGCTCGCGGGGGAATCGCCACAGAATGCCTAA